From Nerophis lumbriciformis linkage group LG13, RoL_Nlum_v2.1, whole genome shotgun sequence, one genomic window encodes:
- the LOC140679346 gene encoding uncharacterized protein: MLRCVASKKPTTWCKFLPWVEYSYNSLKSSATGMSPFECSLGYQPPLFPQQEQEIAVPSTKAHIRKCQRVWRAARAALERASAKMCRNANRHRVPAPSYRPGQQVLLLAKDLNLQVPSKKLAPRYVGPFPIISIINPVSVKLALPPSVKRHSVVHVSQIKPVAESTLSPPVPAPPPSRFLENGDQVWTVKEILKVRRQGRGLVYLVDWEGFGPEDRSWVPASYLADSSLLEDFYRANPDAPRRSSGASPRWGGTVTARIRTRFSSAAGAAGTSAGSTLGHTPAHAGHSTPMQRQGCKQFRISTPGPDEREQHKSQRTQRTFART; this comes from the coding sequence ATGCTCCGTTGCGTGGCCAGTAAGAAGCCCACAACCTGGTGCAAGTTCCTCCCTTGGGTGGAGTATTCGTACAACTCCTTGAAGAGCTCCGCTACCGGTATGTCACCATTCGAATGTTCATTGGGCTATCAACCCCCCTTGTTTCCCCAGCAAGAACAAGAGATAGCTGTGCCCTCGACTAAGGCCCATATCAGGAAATGTCAGAGGGTGTGGAGAGCAGCTCGAGCAGCCTTGGAGAGAGCTTCGGCTAAAATGTGCCGCAATGCCAACCGTCATCGCGTTCCGGCTCCATCCTATCGCCCGGGACAGCAAGTATTGTTACTGGCTAAGGACCTAAATCTCCAGGTACCATCCAAGAAATTAGCACCACGCTATGTGGGTCCATTTCCCATCATCTCTATCATTAACCCCGTATCTGTCAAACTGGCTCTCCCACCCTCGGTCAAGAGACACTCAGTGGTACATGTGTCCCAGATAAAACCGGTAGCGGAGAGCACTCTGTCCCCTCCTGTCCCTGCCCCCCCTCCCTCTAGGTTCCTGGAAAACGGGGACCAGGTTTGGACCGTCAAAGAGATCCTCAAGGTCCGTCGACAGGGTAGGGGGCTTGTTTATCTAGTCGACTGGGAGGGTTTTGGACCGGAGGACAGATCTTGGGTGCCGGCCTCCTACCTTGCCGACTCCTCTCTTTTAGAGGATTTCTACCGTGCCAATCCTGATGCTCCCCGGCGCTCGTCGGGTGCCTCGCCTAGGtgggggggtactgtcacggcgCGGATCCGAACCCGCTTTTCCTCGGCAGCTGGAGCTGCCGGGACCTCTGCTGGCAGCACACTTGGACACACCCCTGCTCACGCTGGACACAGCACGCCCATGCAGCGACAAGGCTGCAAGCAATTTCGCATCAGCACACCTgggcctgatgagagggagcaacataaaagccagcggacccaaaggaccttcgccagaacgtag
- the tnfaip6 gene encoding tumor necrosis factor-inducible gene 6 protein: MHLLALLWTLGFLLKEANTWGFRNGIFHNSIWLEQAAGVYHRESRKGRYQLTYNEAKAVCQYEGGSLATYEQLEAARQIGFHVCAAGWFDKGRVGYPIVRAGANCGFGKVGIINYGYRFNKSERWDAYCYNPSSKECGGVLTDQQKVIQSPGFPEDYQDEQICYWHIRARLGQRILLHFVEFDVEDDTACLADYLEVYDSYDDVSGFAGRFCGDYLPEDIISTGNVMTLKFLSDASITAAGFQLQYFALDASALLQNYTDYFH, from the exons ATGCATCTTCTGGCTCTTTTGTGGACGCTGGGCTTCCTGCTCAAAGAAGCAAACACATGGGGCTTCAGGAACGGGATATTTCACAACTCCATATGGCTTG AACAAGCCGCAGGAGTTTACCACCGGGAGTCTCGTAAAGGCCGATACCAGCTGACGTACAACGAGGCCAAAGCCGTGTGCCAATACGAGGGCGGGTCTCTGGCCACTTACGAGCAGCTGGAGGCCGCCAGACAAATAG gtTTCCACGTGTGTGCCGCCGGGTGGTTCGATAAAGGCCGAGTGGGCTACCCCATCGTCAGGGCGGGCGCCAACTGCGGCTTCGGAAAAGTCGGCATCATCAACTACGGCTACAGGTTCAACAAAAGCGAGAGATGGGACGCGTACTGCTACAACCCCAGCT CCAAAGAGTGCGGCGGTGTTCTGACGGACCAGCAGAAGGTCATCCAGTCTCCGGGGTTCCCCGAGGACTACCAGGACGAGCAGATCTGCTACTGGCACATCCGCGCGCGTCTGGGCCAGAGGATCCTCCTGCACTTCGTGGAGTTCGACGTGGAGGACGACACGGCGTGCCTGGCCGACTACCTGGAAGTGTACGACAGCTACGACGACGTGTCCGGATTCGCTGGCAG GTTTTGTGGCGATTATCTACCAGAAGACATCATCAGCACAG GAAACGTGATGACGCTCAAGTTCCTGTCGGACGCGTCGATCACCGCCGCCGGCTTCCAGCTGCAATACTTTGCTTTGGACGCGTCTGCACTGTTGCAGAACTACACCGACTACTtccactga